The genome window GTAACAAGGTGGACATTATGTTTCACTACAAGGCCTGTGGCTGTCCCTAGACTGCAGCTATAGAACTGGGGATCATCCTAATGAGATTCAGGTTCCTTCTAGCACTTTCCCAGTGGACCAAACAGTTAAGCAGCAAGCAACTGTCCCTCAGCATGCTTTCATACCTTGCTACTTATTCAGAATTTCAAAGCACTATTTTAAAACCTGGAGCTAAACTATCATGAAAGTCAGGTTTTAGCTCTGGAACACTCTAGAACAAAATAGCAACTTCTGCCTTGCCTTTCTGTTGGAGCTGGGTCCCTATGCCCTTTCTTGGGCATTGGGCCTCATTTTCGGCTTCTTTGCTTGTAGTCTGCACTTGGTTTACTCACCCCCACTGCAGGGTCTAAGGTATAGACTAAGGCAGAGTATTGCCTGGAGCCAACAGCAGGCACTCTGAGCTAGTCAGCTCCCCGGGAAAGGTGTTGCTTGGGAAAGTGAAAAGGAGCGTGAAAGCTTATGGGGGCCACTGGACTGGGACCACAGGAAGAGGCTGCCAgcctcactctctcctttttGCCTCCTATGTTGTTTCCTCTATCCCTAAGGCCACGTGTGTACTTGCCACAAGGATAAGAAAGCAGCCTCTCGGTGGACTATGCTTGGAGGTTCACAGGCCCTTACTTCCAGTTTCTCTTCTGCCCTGCACTCAATCAGCAGACTCCTCAGAGCTGGCTCAGCCAACTACGTGTCATTCCCGGCCACGGAAACGGTTAGCTGCATAGGTCTGACAAACAAATTCCCAACCTACACTGCACATGACCTCCTGACGtaggccagtgctctctctgcacGATAACAAGGGTGCTATTATCATTCCTGCTATTACTCCTATTATGCTGGTGCATTAGATGGCCTCAAAAGGGAGAGATAATTGACTACCATCACCCCAACCAGTGTGATTGGGTATCACGTACAAAGAGCTTAAAATTAAAGGCTGGCATTGTGGGCCTGGTGAGAACAGAATGGATCACAAAAGAGACGAGCTCACCTGCTCCATTACACCCTCCCAGAGACACTGGTAAGAGGACAACCAATTGGGCATCTGATTTAGATCTGTCCCTTCTTTTGTCGCCTAATGAGTGTCATGGGGGCCACTGTGGGAGCTGCAAGGTTGCCCCAGAGCAGGATGATGGGCAAACGTGCTCAGGGGAGCTACACGGGGCTTTTGGACACATTTCCAGAGCTGGATTTCTCTGGAGCCCCCCTCACTACCAAGTCATTGGGGTCCTTGCTCCCAGATTTGATCATCCAGTAGAGGAGGAACATCTTGCGCTCGAAATGTTCGCGCTTCAGGCGCCTTGCGATGGTGATGGGTGTTTCCCCTTTCGAGTCTCTCTCATGGATGTAGGCACCATGTTCCAGTAAGGGCCTGATGCAGTCCATCCTGCCCATGGCTGCAATCACATGCAGGGGCGTCCTGCCCAGGGGTGATTTGCCCAGGCAGTTGGCTCCTGTGAGATAAAAATACCTGTTGGAGTAGACTGCTCTCCAGACAGAAGCCCCACCATCTGACCCTGAGGTACAAGAAGAAGAGGGCCAGGGCTATGGCAGGAATCAAGGGAGAGCTCATCACCCCTCCCATCTAGCCTGGTCCCATGGGGCACCCATTCCAATCTCCTGTCCCAAGCCTATCACTGAGTCTTGCTGCCTGTGGTGCACTCTTTGAGGTCTTTATCTGCCTGTCTCACTACACTGATTGGTTATTCCAAGGCTATCCTCACCCCTCCCTTGTGCTTCCTCCTGATTGATTCCCTTTGCTTCCAAAGTTCCAGCTCCATGTATTTCCTGTCTTTACCCTTAAATACCTCATTCTGcaccctgccccagggcctttgcacacactattcctgttatttctttctccttACAACCTCTACCCCACCCTATACAATAGGCACTGTGTTTAATGCATCCCACGTGTGACTGGCTGTGGAATTAATCATTTGTAATCATTGGCTGGCTTTCCCATTTAAGATCCATGAGGACAGAAACACATGGTTTGAGCACTGCAGTTTTTATCACCAACACAGCTAGAGAGGTCCTGGGGAGGTGGCAGGCGATGGCAGCCTAAGCATGGATTCTCTAGGTCTGGATTCTCATAGCCTCCTGCAGACAGATGGATCATGGATCTGGATTCTCACTGCCTTCTGCAGACAGATGGGCTAAGGACAGGGGTCCAGCATGAACTTGCAGAGTTGAATCAAATTTTGGGTAACaaaaatcatgacacagaaaaCAAGGCAATTCAATTCAACCCAGCTGGCATTGCGGCTGCCTCCACAGTCGGACTGAGCTATGGCTGGCTGGCGAGGCGAAGCTTAAGTAGGCTTCCAGAATGCAGGCACGCCCCTGCACCTCCCCCTGTGGTGGCTGCAGAGGATGGAAAACTTTGCAAAGCCGGCCGTCATATTTTAACGGGTGCCTTCAAATACATCACAGCTCCATCAGAGCGAAGATGACTTTTTATGAGCTTAAAGGACTGCTGGGCTGTGAAAGCCCATCTTTCATTGTATAAGAGAAGTGCAGAAAGGCAGTGTGGGATGGCAGAGAACATGGTGTTATCGCCCAGCCATCCCCGAGCTCTGTATCAGAGATGTGACATGACAGCATTCTGCCCTGGAAATTTGGGATATCTCCCACCCTGCCTGGTataagggggtggggggatagaGCCAGGACTGAGCAAGACTGCAGATGGAAAGAAAGGGTCCTACATGGGGGCAGCAGATTTAAAAACCAGAGGCTTTTGctattccttccttttcccaaGGAAGTCATGGCTTTGGGCTGTCTAAACCTGTGGTACTGTTTTTAGTGGTTTGTCTCTCAATCGGGGATTATCATTCTCCCAACCAGGGGGAGATCCTGTGACATCTGTTCAGACACAGTGCTGACTACAActttggacagacagacagacaggcagaccctTAAGTGGAGACATGATGAAAAGGAGGGGGGCAGTGAGCATCTTTCTGAAGATCTACTCGAGAGGACCTCCAGCCAGCCTGCTGGCCACTCTTTGTGATACCCAGAATGAGGTCCTTTGGGACCGTTGCAGAATCTGCTTCAGGTGGGACAAAGATGAAGACAGACCATGGGCTGCTTGGAAAAGACAAGCTAGGAAGTCCTGGACACCCCCTATGTCTCACTGTCCTATAATTTTGGTCCTACCACAAGAGAATGTTCTAGAGACCTGGCCCAAAGATGTGCAGGCCTCTGGTGGGCATGTCCCAAGGAGTGTATGACCAATGAGCCCAGTGGGAGACATGTTTGGTGGGTGAAAGACTGGGTTTCAGGAAGCCACTGCTGAAGAAACACTAAGACAGGTAGATGACTGTCCTCCCAACCAGACAAGGCCATGCTTTCTGCAGAATTACCAAGTTCTAGAAGATACCGCACAGCATCCGCATGACCTCTGTGAGCAGAGATGTACAAGGCCACAAACGCCCTCTGGGCGGTCCACTGCCTCCATTGCTCACCCTTAAAGTGCTGTGAGTTGGCCGTTCGGTAGAAGGTGTCCTCACTGATGCCAAGGCATGACAGCTAGGTGAAAGAAAGAGGTTAAGGTTGTCTCTAGAGCGTCACTCACACCCCAGCACCTGTGAGGTTGACTTGATCCAAACTAAGGTGCACAGCGGGAGTAGAGGGGTGCTGACAGGAAGTGcagccacacccccaccccctgtcaGGCAGGAGACACAGGAAGGCCTTCCTGTCAATGttttaaagggagaaaataaTTTTGCTAGTGTCCAGAGGAAGATGTCTGTGGACCTTTGGAAAAACAACACAACATGGTACCCTCAGAAGAGGGAGGTCCTTTTGGAGCCATGATGGATTCTGTATTTCCAATCTATTTTTGTTCCCATTGTCAACTTCTGGAACTTTCTGAACTCTGCTAGCAGGTAGAGAGCCCACCATAGAACCATCTTGGGAAGACATAAGTCTTCAGGGATGGGAAGAGGGCCAGGGATACCACAGGGAGGGCTGTGCTTCATATGTCCAGGGTCAGGTGGTGTGAGGTGGGCAATGCGGCCAGTTGCACAGGCCGGAGGAGAGAAGCCCAGGCACTGACTGAATTGCCAGcaaagaggggaaactgagaaAGTAAAATTGGGGGATGTAGAAAAGTAGCTAGAAGACATGTTACAGCTGGGGCTAGATAGCCCTTGCTCCTGCTCCTTAGCTGGGGTCTGTGATACAGAGCTCACCGCTACCCTTCCTTCCCTGGATGCATCCCAGCACCTCTCCCTCCACTCAACCCTCCCTTGAGCCCTGTCCCACCAGGAAACTGCCTCTTCCTCCACGGGATCTCAGAGCTCTACCCTCAAAGTCTTCTGAAGAAGGAGCAGACCCTTGCCCCGGTGCCAACCATTCACTTTCACGGATGGGTAAGCATTCCTGTCTTCTTCTTCCATTCCATCCTCTCCCAGAGCCAGTGGGTGGCCCAGCAGGAGGTCTGGTGCACAGGCTGCTGTCCCCACAAATCAGACATAACCTCCTGGGTGTTTCTGCCCAGTTGCAAATGGCACACAAGTCCCTGAGCACAGAGCTACAGCCCCACTCTTAGGATTAAATTTGATTTTCTACTTGACCAACACGTAGATAGAAAATGTATCACCTGGGCTCCATGGGGGTGGAGTAAGCAGGTTTATAAACTGTCAATAAGTAAACCTGGGGGACTCACGAGGCCAGACTGGCTGGAAACACTCCATCCAGGAGTCTCATCTTTCTTCCCTACTCTGAGGCCTTTATTCAAATGCTCATGCTAAAGACTGGGGGTCCCTCAATCCCTAATATTGAAAGAAGCATGAAACCACCTTACTGGGGTCCCCTTCCACGGCTGCCAAAACCAGTTCCGTCCAACCATCATAATGCCAGATACATAATGAAATAACTGCTCCAGGGATAACATCGTAGAACTTCAGGGTAGCATCATCCATCAAAATTCCTATGGGGAacaatttttccttttaacaaaatTAGGACTTAAAGAGAAATCACTGTATCAGTTGAGACAGTGTCTGACCTTGAATCACacaaagatacttttaaaatcttgagcAAAGGGGGAAGAAAATCTCCCACTCGATGGTTGCACAGGAGCCCGTTTGCTGCTGCTAATGctttttagaaaattaatttgGCTCAGCTCAGATCGAAGCTggacccaaaaagaaaaaaaaaaaaacatacacaatGGCAATGATTTATAAAATTTTGTAATTACAGCTTGTCCTGTTGGGGAAAAATACATGAGTCAGTGAAATCGTTTTATGAGGCAAACTCTACAAATAGAACTACTTAAATTTGAGCTATACATCACAGGCCCGACAGTGTACTTAGCAAGTTATATACCTTCAACTGAATACCGACTCCAGGGAATGTTACCATTAGCTGGCTAAAGAGATGACAGTGACATGCAAGATCTTGCAGATGACAGATAGCCCACGTCAGGGTTTTTCCTCGTAGGTGCTTAACTGACATTCCAACTAGGTAACTAACCCTCTCTTTCCCCAGGCACCACAGCCGCTAGGACCTCCACAATGGCACATCGGCTGCACCTACAGCTAACTCTTACAGTCAAGGGTGTCCCCCAAACATTGCCCCTGATGGGGACACATTGTCCCCATAAAGCCTATGGTAACATCAGAAGCAAATATCAATGCTCACTGTATTTGGACCTGAGCGTCAGAGCTCTTGCCTGATCCAGCTTGGCATCTTGAATAAGATGAGTATGTGATCAACAGTGGATCTAGTCCCATATTCATAAaccagccaggcttggtggcacacacctgtcatcccggAACTTGGGAGCTGGAGCTAGGAGAATCAGCAGTTCAAGACTATCCTGAGATATATGGGATCctgtctaaatatataaataacaaattaGCCCAGGATTTGGGAAAGATAGTTGAAGGGACATTATGTAGGAAGTGGTTTTTGAAATGTGGTAGTTTCTCTTTGAAAACGCATACATGTTTCTTTCTTGGTCACCTACCATCTTTGGGACTACAGAAGACTTGGACTGTTCATAAGCAATAATGATCTGCCCAAGCTACCCCAGTAGCTTTCCAGGTGAGCAGAATCCATGAATGTTCTGATTTCTTGATAATTATGTTGGGTCTCTGTGCCTGAACTGAGGGTAAGCCTTAGgatgatcctccagcctccatggcCCTTCCTCTACAGGGAACAAACTGAGGCTAGGCCCAGCTAGAATGT of Peromyscus maniculatus bairdii isolate BWxNUB_F1_BW_parent chromosome 4, HU_Pman_BW_mat_3.1, whole genome shotgun sequence contains these proteins:
- the Ankrd60 gene encoding ankyrin repeat domain-containing protein 60 isoform X5; amino-acid sequence: MTVRELKEELDLVVGIPFNLQRLHFLDQGILMDDATLKFYDVIPGAVISLCIWHYDGWTELVLAAVEGDPSKLSCLGISEDTFYRTANSQHFKGANCLGKSPLGRTPLHVIAAMGRMDCIRPLLEHGAYIHERDSKGETPITIARRLKREHFERKMFLLYWMIKSGSKDPNDLVVRGAPEKSSSGNVSKSPV
- the Ankrd60 gene encoding ankyrin repeat domain-containing protein 60 isoform X3 is translated as MTGILMDDATLKFYDVIPGAVISLCIWHYDGWTELVLAAVEGDPSKLSCLGISEDTFYRTANSQHFKGEQWRQWTAQRAFVALYISAHRGHADAVRYLLELGANCLGKSPLGRTPLHVIAAMGRMDCIRPLLEHGAYIHERDSKGETPITIARRLKREHFERKMFLLYWMIKSGSKDPNDLVVRGAPEKSSSGNVSKSPV
- the Ankrd60 gene encoding ankyrin repeat domain-containing protein 60 isoform X7 — translated: MTVRELKEELDLVVGIPFNLQRLHFLDQGILMDDATLKFYDVIPGAVISLCIWHYDGWTELVLAAVEGDPSKLSCLGISEDTFYRTANSQHFKGEQWRQWTAQRAFVALYISAHRGHADAVRYLLELGANCLGKSPLGRTPLHVIAAMGRMDCIRPLLEHGAYIHERDSKGETPITIARRLKREHFERKMFLLYWMIKSGSKDPNDLVVRGAPEKSSSGNVSKSPV
- the Ankrd60 gene encoding ankyrin repeat domain-containing protein 60 isoform X2, with the protein product MTVRELKEELDLVVGIPFNLQRLHFLDQGGPCPTPSRPPRAPSTQGPRPTPALGPQDTPNYQRTQGILMDDATLKFYDVIPGAVISLCIWHYDGWTELVLAAVEGDPSKLSCLGISEDTFYRTANSQHFKGANCLGKSPLGRTPLHVIAAMGRMDCIRPLLEHGAYIHERDSKGETPITIARRLKREHFERKMFLLYWMIKSGSKDPNDLVVRGAPEKSSSGNVSKSPV
- the Ankrd60 gene encoding ankyrin repeat domain-containing protein 60 isoform X6 — translated: MLSLEQLFHYVSGIMMVGRNWFWQPWKGTPLSCLGISEDTFYRTANSQHFKGEQWRQWTAQRAFVALYISAHRGHADAVRYLLELGANCLGKSPLGRTPLHVIAAMGRMDCIRPLLEHGAYIHERDSKGETPITIARRLKREHFERKMFLLYWMIKSGSKDPNDLVVRGAPEKSSSGNVSKSPV
- the Ankrd60 gene encoding ankyrin repeat domain-containing protein 60 isoform X1, with protein sequence MTVRELKEELDLVVGIPFNLQRLHFLDQGGPCPTPSRPPRAPSTQGPRPTPALGPQDTPNYQRTQGILMDDATLKFYDVIPGAVISLCIWHYDGWTELVLAAVEGDPSKLSCLGISEDTFYRTANSQHFKGEQWRQWTAQRAFVALYISAHRGHADAVRYLLELGANCLGKSPLGRTPLHVIAAMGRMDCIRPLLEHGAYIHERDSKGETPITIARRLKREHFERKMFLLYWMIKSGSKDPNDLVVRGAPEKSSSGNVSKSPV
- the Ankrd60 gene encoding ankyrin repeat domain-containing protein 60 isoform X4 yields the protein MDDATLKFYDVIPGAVISLCIWHYDGWTELVLAAVEGDPSKLSCLGISEDTFYRTANSQHFKGEQWRQWTAQRAFVALYISAHRGHADAVRYLLELGANCLGKSPLGRTPLHVIAAMGRMDCIRPLLEHGAYIHERDSKGETPITIARRLKREHFERKMFLLYWMIKSGSKDPNDLVVRGAPEKSSSGNVSKSPV